One Leifsonia shinshuensis DNA window includes the following coding sequences:
- a CDS encoding sce7725 family protein, giving the protein MYFPYLHGKEGELKALKSVAALLGTPQRIFPILEPVRSIKALERAVFTDFATANAQLYVITNPSQGQLADLAALAQWQSDFSSWLASPVVRPTLLILPTTPLGEVSAFATTYPSQPVGVVVRSSTLSAADVKTALGGANALIFVYATATPNAYVNAFGAGSVVVVRDAFNAQDKNASYSGIETFDDDHATYAAAGRPGFSDFTPMPPRMNSGGGGPAAAIALHMSFRDSGDINVQHFVSDSTTQGDGTNSTKFLEALDHLAEQVRVTPTRFDSSPGLDEFLTLHRDRRATNGAGYKAWQTSHHIITIARELGI; this is encoded by the coding sequence ATGTACTTTCCATACCTGCACGGCAAGGAGGGTGAGCTCAAGGCGCTCAAGAGCGTCGCGGCGCTCCTGGGAACCCCGCAACGGATCTTTCCCATTCTGGAACCGGTTCGATCGATCAAGGCGTTGGAGCGTGCAGTCTTCACCGACTTCGCGACCGCCAACGCGCAGCTGTACGTGATTACAAACCCGTCGCAGGGGCAGCTGGCGGATCTGGCCGCGTTGGCTCAATGGCAGTCTGACTTCTCGAGTTGGCTGGCATCACCAGTCGTCCGTCCGACGCTCTTGATCCTCCCGACGACGCCTCTCGGCGAGGTGAGCGCCTTCGCGACCACCTACCCCTCACAGCCTGTCGGCGTCGTTGTGCGCTCCAGCACGCTGTCTGCCGCTGATGTGAAGACCGCGCTGGGGGGGGCGAACGCGCTGATCTTCGTTTACGCCACCGCTACACCTAACGCGTATGTGAATGCTTTCGGGGCTGGCAGCGTGGTGGTCGTGCGTGATGCGTTCAACGCGCAGGACAAGAACGCTAGCTACAGCGGAATCGAAACCTTCGACGACGATCACGCAACGTATGCCGCCGCGGGCAGACCGGGATTCTCGGACTTCACGCCGATGCCTCCGCGGATGAACAGTGGTGGCGGTGGCCCTGCCGCGGCGATTGCCCTGCACATGAGCTTCCGAGACAGCGGTGACATCAACGTCCAGCATTTCGTCTCTGACTCGACCACGCAGGGCGATGGGACGAACTCCACCAAGTTCCTCGAGGCGCTTGACCACCTGGCTGAGCAGGTGCGGGTGACGCCGACACGGTTTGACAGTTCTCCGGGGCTTGACGAGTTCCTGACACTACATCGGGACCGTCGGGCCACGAACGGCGCCGGCTATAAGGCGTGGCAGACGTCCCACCACATCATCACCATCGCGCGGGAGCTTGGCATTTAG